The proteins below are encoded in one region of Reichenbachiella sp. 5M10:
- a CDS encoding glycosyl hydrolase, with the protein MKNTVLLTLLLLGLSSLVLAQKRGMAYGYHSPQDLAALSPNVTWWYNWSETPESTVADSYAQYGFEFVPMTWNGQYDEDKLRHYLNSHPEVKYLLAFNEPNFLEQANMTPAEVAAAWPQLEAIADDFDLLIVGPAVNYCGDCVAIEGTDGETYTDPVRYLDDFFAACVDCRVDYIAAHTYVNTIGALEWFVGLFEKYNQPLWLTEFAGWEENGVVNSVEDQEAFMESALEFLDNNPSVFRYAWFIGRTSGGITSYPYIDLLGANGQLTSLGDIYVSDPVIRDVNKVVDIPAVIYAEDYNYMEGISLEKTSDSYGDKSVGYIDAGDWLEYKINVSESQNYDLYFRFASTQAAQFQLLIDGIQVLTQALPNSGGWDNWTTIDNSMDLNEGTHTLRLVATTAGFNLNFIGIGAEPDPILSTPVPSGVRLYPNPTQGQVTIEGINDIQQVTVRDLSGHVVYTSTGTLSLDLAHLSPGIYLLHIQNSTAPSTQLKISILY; encoded by the coding sequence ATGAAAAACACCGTACTCTTAACGCTCCTACTCCTCGGTCTATCGAGCCTAGTTTTGGCACAAAAACGAGGCATGGCCTATGGCTACCACAGCCCCCAAGACCTGGCAGCCCTCTCTCCCAATGTCACCTGGTGGTACAACTGGTCCGAGACACCTGAAAGCACCGTAGCGGACAGCTATGCCCAATACGGGTTTGAGTTTGTCCCCATGACATGGAACGGTCAGTACGACGAAGACAAACTCCGCCACTACCTGAACAGCCACCCAGAGGTCAAGTACCTCTTGGCCTTCAACGAACCCAACTTCCTAGAGCAAGCCAACATGACGCCTGCAGAAGTAGCAGCAGCCTGGCCTCAACTGGAGGCCATTGCCGATGACTTTGACCTGCTCATCGTCGGTCCAGCCGTCAACTACTGTGGAGACTGTGTCGCCATCGAAGGTACCGACGGAGAAACCTACACAGACCCCGTACGCTATCTCGATGACTTTTTTGCGGCTTGTGTAGATTGTCGTGTAGACTACATCGCCGCACATACCTACGTCAACACCATCGGAGCTTTGGAGTGGTTCGTCGGACTATTCGAAAAATACAACCAACCCCTCTGGCTCACCGAATTTGCTGGATGGGAAGAAAATGGAGTTGTCAACAGCGTAGAAGACCAAGAAGCCTTCATGGAGTCAGCCTTAGAATTCCTGGACAACAACCCCTCGGTGTTCCGCTATGCGTGGTTTATCGGCCGCACAAGTGGTGGCATCACCAGCTACCCCTACATCGACCTCCTCGGAGCAAACGGCCAGCTCACTTCCCTAGGAGACATCTACGTCTCTGACCCTGTCATCCGTGACGTCAACAAAGTCGTGGATATCCCGGCTGTCATCTATGCCGAGGACTACAACTACATGGAAGGCATATCCCTCGAAAAAACCAGCGACAGCTATGGAGACAAAAGTGTCGGATACATCGATGCGGGAGATTGGCTAGAGTACAAAATCAACGTCTCCGAGAGCCAAAACTATGACCTATACTTCCGCTTTGCGTCTACGCAAGCAGCACAGTTCCAGCTACTCATTGATGGAATACAGGTCCTCACCCAAGCGCTCCCCAACAGCGGTGGATGGGACAACTGGACCACCATAGACAACAGCATGGACTTGAACGAAGGCACACATACCCTTCGGTTGGTCGCTACTACGGCGGGGTTCAACCTCAACTTCATCGGCATAGGAGCCGAACCTGACCCGATCCTTTCGACCCCTGTCCCCTCTGGGGTTCGTCTCTATCCCAACCCCACACAAGGGCAAGTGACCATCGAAGGGATCAATGACATCCAGCAAGTCACCGTGCGGGACCTATCGGGCCATGTCGTCTACACAAGCACGGGCACACTGTCCTTGGATCTGGCGCACCTCTCCCCTGGCATCTACCTGCTTCACATCCAAAACTCCACAGCCCCTAGCACACAACTGAAAATCTCAATTCTATACTGA